A genome region from Blautia coccoides includes the following:
- a CDS encoding carbohydrate ABC transporter permease, producing the protein MKKRVAKIFAAAALLLVSIISLYPFFTMILMSTYKTEEIFKGIPFLPSDYFMKNVSIVMESGFVRTYINSLIISVSATIGCILISAMAGYALSVYPFKWKKALFSFVMMTMMVPSQIGIIGYMIEMKTLRLAGTLWPMILLWLACGFGAFWMTQFIQGALPIEIVECARIDGCGELKIFFRIALPCMVSGITTLALLIFLWSWNSYLVPLVFVNSPKLYTIPVYIRSLGNAYRTDYAAQITGLLLATIPLILMFILGSKSFIKGLTAGAVKG; encoded by the coding sequence ATGAAAAAAAGAGTTGCCAAGATATTCGCAGCAGCAGCATTGCTTCTGGTCTCTATCATATCTCTGTACCCGTTTTTTACCATGATACTCATGTCAACTTATAAGACGGAAGAGATATTTAAAGGGATTCCATTTCTTCCCTCTGATTATTTTATGAAAAATGTGAGCATTGTCATGGAATCGGGGTTTGTAAGAACGTACATAAACAGTCTGATTATCTCTGTTTCAGCCACCATAGGCTGTATACTGATAAGCGCTATGGCAGGATACGCTCTGAGTGTATATCCTTTTAAGTGGAAAAAGGCTCTTTTTAGTTTTGTTATGATGACAATGATGGTTCCGTCACAGATTGGAATCATCGGCTATATGATTGAAATGAAGACGCTGCGTCTTGCAGGTACCTTATGGCCTATGATTTTGCTCTGGCTGGCTTGTGGTTTTGGCGCCTTTTGGATGACACAGTTTATTCAGGGAGCATTGCCCATAGAGATCGTGGAATGTGCGAGGATAGACGGGTGCGGGGAGCTGAAAATTTTTTTCCGCATTGCTCTCCCATGTATGGTATCCGGTATTACCACACTGGCCCTTTTGATCTTTCTATGGTCCTGGAACAGTTATCTTGTCCCATTGGTGTTTGTCAATAGTCCAAAGCTTTATACCATACCTGTCTACATCAGGAGTCTTGGTAATGCCTATCGGACAGATTATGCGGCACAGATCACAGGACTGCTGCTTGCCACAATTCCCCTGATCTTAATGTTCATCCTTGGTTCCAAGAGTTTTATAAAGGGTTTGACTGCAGGAGCAGTCAAGGGGTGA
- a CDS encoding ABC transporter substrate-binding protein, with protein MKNLKKILSLALVGTMAVSVLAGCGEAPDDGSGKKEEQGTVENSGDGGKVVLSYWGWDSNFYKPMMEAFQKKYPDVEFEITEVASADYVTKVQQCIASGMELPDILVSEANYRGQMLSIDMWEDLTKEPYNLKDDMFFDSYLNQMKNAEGKILCVDQTVCPSAFAYKRDLAKEYLGTDDPDELAAMLPDIQGFCDAAQKVQKESGGTVKLFSTIGAVAEWLRGKEATSLVNESGEVDFTGKYKQTIADACQLRDAGAIDVIEQWSAQDNAAYAESNHIFFPAANWSLEFSIKPNDPEGSGNWGMFIPEGNSFSWGGTAMGISKESKNKEMAWNFIKFCTMEDEGIQEMKEKVDYYTPYKAPYENPEYTSKVDAYFGGQDVGKLLYQDIMPKMKIAQRTEYDGVASEVMTLVLNNIIADEGVTADQALAQALEEMQNRLPDVAVK; from the coding sequence ATGAAAAATTTAAAAAAGATTTTAAGCCTGGCGCTGGTGGGAACCATGGCTGTGTCTGTATTGGCCGGATGCGGGGAGGCGCCGGATGACGGCAGCGGCAAAAAGGAAGAACAGGGAACTGTAGAGAACAGCGGGGACGGCGGCAAAGTTGTTTTGTCTTATTGGGGATGGGACTCCAACTTCTATAAGCCTATGATGGAAGCTTTTCAGAAAAAATACCCGGATGTGGAATTTGAGATCACAGAGGTAGCTTCCGCTGATTATGTGACAAAAGTACAGCAGTGTATCGCGTCCGGAATGGAGCTGCCGGATATCTTAGTGTCAGAGGCTAATTACAGAGGACAGATGCTGAGTATTGATATGTGGGAGGATTTGACCAAGGAACCTTATAATCTGAAAGATGATATGTTTTTTGACAGCTACCTGAATCAGATGAAAAATGCGGAAGGAAAGATTTTGTGTGTGGATCAGACGGTGTGTCCGTCAGCATTTGCGTATAAAAGAGATTTGGCTAAAGAGTATCTCGGCACAGATGATCCGGATGAACTGGCTGCCATGCTGCCGGATATACAGGGGTTCTGCGATGCGGCCCAAAAGGTGCAGAAGGAATCAGGAGGCACAGTGAAATTGTTTTCAACGATCGGAGCAGTGGCAGAATGGCTGCGGGGAAAAGAAGCAACATCACTGGTGAATGAAAGTGGTGAAGTAGATTTTACAGGAAAGTATAAACAGACCATTGCGGATGCCTGCCAGCTTCGCGATGCGGGGGCTATTGATGTGATCGAGCAGTGGTCCGCTCAGGACAATGCCGCTTATGCAGAGTCAAACCATATTTTCTTTCCGGCAGCTAACTGGTCCCTGGAGTTTTCCATCAAACCCAATGATCCGGAGGGAAGCGGAAATTGGGGAATGTTCATCCCAGAAGGAAACAGCTTTTCCTGGGGAGGAACTGCAATGGGAATATCCAAAGAGAGTAAGAACAAAGAAATGGCATGGAACTTCATAAAATTCTGTACTATGGAAGACGAAGGGATTCAGGAAATGAAAGAGAAGGTGGATTATTATACACCTTACAAAGCCCCATATGAGAATCCGGAATATACTTCAAAAGTAGATGCGTATTTTGGAGGCCAGGATGTGGGAAAACTGCTCTATCAGGATATTATGCCCAAAATGAAAATTGCTCAGAGAACAGAATACGATGGTGTGGCCAGTGAGGTGATGACCCTTGTATTGAATAATATTATTGCGGATGAAGGCGTGACGGCGGATCAGGCATTGGCACAGGCTTTGGAGGAAATGCAGAATCGTTTGCCGGACGTGGCTGTGAAATAA
- a CDS encoding D-lyxose/D-mannose family sugar isomerase, whose protein sequence is MKRSEINAALKEMEEMVNKCCFKLPPFCNFTPQDWKEKGGEYDEIRDNMLGWDITDYGLGRFDEVGFSLITLRNGNLKMDKYTKTYAEKLLYIKEGQMAPMHFHWNKMEDIINRGGGNVLIRVYNSTEDGQFADTDVTVNCDGREFTVPAGTQVKLQPGESITVYPYMYHDFELEPGTGPVLLGEVSMCNDDENDNRFYEPIGRFPEIEEDEAPYRLLCTEYPKAE, encoded by the coding sequence ATGAAACGTTCAGAAATCAATGCAGCGCTGAAAGAGATGGAGGAGATGGTCAACAAGTGCTGTTTCAAGCTTCCGCCATTCTGCAATTTTACACCACAAGACTGGAAGGAAAAAGGCGGCGAGTACGACGAGATCCGTGATAATATGCTGGGCTGGGACATCACAGATTACGGCCTGGGCAGGTTTGATGAGGTGGGATTTTCCCTCATTACCCTTAGAAACGGCAACCTGAAAATGGACAAGTATACAAAGACCTATGCAGAAAAGCTGCTGTACATAAAAGAGGGACAGATGGCCCCTATGCACTTCCACTGGAACAAGATGGAAGATATTATCAACAGAGGAGGCGGCAATGTTCTGATCCGTGTATATAACTCCACAGAGGACGGCCAGTTTGCTGACACGGATGTGACGGTAAACTGTGACGGCAGGGAATTCACAGTACCTGCGGGAACCCAGGTTAAGCTGCAGCCCGGTGAGAGTATTACGGTCTATCCGTACATGTACCATGATTTTGAACTGGAGCCAGGCACAGGCCCGGTACTTTTAGGTGAAGTTTCTATGTGCAATGACGATGAAAATGATAACCGTTTTTATGAGCCTATCGGAAGATTTCCTGAGATAGAGGAAGACGAGGCACCATACCGTCTGCTCTGTACAGAATATCCGAAGGCAGAATAA
- a CDS encoding amidohydrolase family protein — protein sequence MFGECHAHIFMDGVNYRHAVERHLNGVDDRVIRCHFKRYQEKGITFVRDGGDALGVSKRAKEIAGEYGIDYRTPIFAIHRKGCYGGIVGMAYENLKEYADLVKEVKAHKGDFIKIMTTGIMDFDTDGRITGEPLPYGEVKEMVHIAHEEGFAVMCHTNGAGPVADLVRAGADSVEHGNYVTEETLQMMAESDIVWVPTITVVPNMFGCGRFSDELLHEIYEKGKRNIRRALELGVHMALGSDAGAYLVPHGQGLLDEWRCFQECAEDETVLKARIFEGEEKIRKKFRFF from the coding sequence ATGTTTGGAGAATGCCATGCACATATTTTTATGGATGGAGTGAATTACAGACATGCTGTAGAGCGGCATTTGAACGGCGTGGATGATCGCGTGATCCGGTGTCACTTTAAGAGGTATCAGGAGAAGGGCATCACCTTTGTAAGAGACGGGGGAGATGCTCTGGGAGTCTCCAAGAGGGCCAAGGAGATTGCCGGGGAGTATGGAATTGATTACAGGACGCCGATTTTCGCAATTCACCGAAAGGGGTGTTATGGGGGGATCGTGGGGATGGCGTATGAAAATTTAAAGGAATACGCAGATCTGGTAAAAGAAGTGAAAGCCCATAAGGGAGACTTTATTAAGATCATGACAACAGGTATCATGGATTTTGATACAGATGGAAGGATCACAGGGGAACCGCTGCCGTATGGGGAAGTAAAAGAGATGGTGCATATTGCACATGAAGAGGGATTTGCTGTCATGTGCCATACCAATGGTGCCGGTCCTGTGGCGGACTTGGTGAGAGCGGGAGCAGACAGTGTGGAGCATGGGAATTATGTGACAGAGGAGACACTTCAGATGATGGCGGAATCTGATATTGTCTGGGTACCCACCATCACTGTGGTGCCGAATATGTTTGGCTGCGGCAGATTTTCAGATGAACTGCTGCATGAGATTTATGAGAAGGGGAAGAGGAACATCAGGAGGGCATTAGAGCTTGGAGTGCACATGGCTTTGGGCAGTGACGCGGGAGCTTATCTGGTTCCCCATGGCCAGGGACTGCTGGATGAATGGAGATGTTTTCAGGAATGTGCGGAGGATGAAACTGTCTTAAAAGCACGTATTTTTGAGGGAGAGGAAAAAATTAGAAAAAAATTCAGATTTTTTTAG
- the glpK gene encoding glycerol kinase GlpK: MAKYIMALDAGTTSNRCILFNEKGEMVSVAQKEFTQYFPKPGWVEHDASEIWSTQLGVAVEAMQKVGVEAKDIAGIGITNQRETAIVWDKNTGEPVYHAIVWQCRRTSEYCDSLKEKGLTEVFRAKTGLIIDAYFSGTKVKWILDHVEGARERAERGELLFGTVETWLIWKMTKGAVHVTDYSNASRTLLYNINKLEWDEEILKELGIPRCMLPEVKPSSCVYGMADASFFGGEIPIAGAAGDQQSALFGQTCFSEGEAKNTYGTGCFLLMNTGEKPVFSKNGLVTTIAWGLDGKVNYALEGSVFVAGAAIQWLRDELRIIDSAEDSEYMAKKVKDTHGCYVVPAFTGLGAPYWDQYARGIIVGLTRGVNKYHIIRATLESLAYQVHDVVRAMEADSGIPLASLKVDGGASANNFLMQTQADMVQVPVKRPQCVETTAMGAAYLAGLAVGYWKDKNEIVKNWEIERTFHPVISMEERDKKMKGWERAVKCSYGWAKEEE; the protein is encoded by the coding sequence ATGGCAAAATACATAATGGCCTTGGACGCAGGAACAACAAGCAACCGATGTATTCTTTTTAACGAGAAGGGCGAGATGGTGAGTGTGGCCCAGAAGGAATTTACACAGTATTTTCCCAAGCCGGGATGGGTGGAGCACGATGCCAGTGAAATCTGGTCCACACAGCTTGGCGTGGCTGTGGAGGCTATGCAGAAGGTAGGCGTGGAGGCAAAGGATATTGCGGGGATCGGCATCACGAACCAGAGGGAGACAGCCATCGTCTGGGATAAAAATACAGGGGAGCCGGTATATCATGCCATTGTGTGGCAGTGCAGGCGGACCTCAGAGTATTGTGACTCCCTGAAAGAGAAGGGGCTTACTGAGGTGTTCAGAGCCAAGACAGGGCTGATCATCGACGCCTATTTTTCAGGTACCAAGGTGAAGTGGATCCTGGATCATGTGGAAGGGGCCAGAGAGCGCGCCGAGAGAGGAGAACTGCTTTTCGGAACCGTGGAGACCTGGCTTATATGGAAGATGACCAAAGGTGCGGTCCATGTGACGGATTATTCCAACGCATCCAGAACACTTCTCTATAATATAAACAAGCTGGAGTGGGATGAGGAGATATTAAAAGAGCTGGGGATCCCCAGATGCATGCTGCCTGAGGTGAAGCCTTCAAGCTGCGTCTACGGCATGGCAGACGCAAGCTTTTTCGGCGGAGAGATTCCCATTGCAGGGGCTGCCGGGGATCAGCAGTCCGCTCTGTTCGGACAGACCTGTTTTTCAGAGGGAGAGGCAAAAAATACATATGGCACAGGCTGTTTTCTGCTTATGAATACAGGGGAGAAGCCTGTATTTTCAAAAAACGGGCTTGTGACCACCATAGCCTGGGGACTGGACGGCAAGGTGAACTATGCGCTGGAGGGTTCCGTGTTCGTGGCGGGAGCAGCGATCCAGTGGCTTCGGGATGAACTTCGCATAATCGACAGCGCGGAGGATTCCGAATATATGGCAAAAAAGGTGAAGGACACTCACGGCTGTTATGTGGTGCCTGCGTTTACAGGACTGGGGGCACCCTATTGGGATCAGTATGCAAGAGGGATCATTGTGGGACTTACAAGAGGGGTGAACAAATATCATATCATCCGTGCTACCCTGGAATCTCTGGCCTATCAGGTGCATGATGTGGTGAGGGCTATGGAGGCAGATTCCGGGATACCTCTTGCTTCCCTGAAGGTGGACGGCGGTGCCAGTGCCAATAATTTCCTTATGCAGACACAGGCTGATATGGTGCAGGTTCCGGTAAAGAGGCCGCAGTGTGTGGAGACCACTGCCATGGGCGCTGCGTATTTGGCAGGGCTGGCTGTGGGTTATTGGAAGGACAAGAATGAGATCGTGAAAAACTGGGAGATCGAGAGAACCTTCCATCCGGTTATCTCTATGGAAGAACGGGATAAGAAAATGAAGGGCTGGGAGCGAGCCGTGAAATGTTCTTATGGATGGGCAAAAGAAGAAGAGTAA
- a CDS encoding AraC family transcriptional regulator, which yields METSASTPLPGSQIYFCTPTALIRREFLYPICLGHFFCDRTYHVERSSYDSFLLLYVRSGSGYLTYAGKHFHLNEDEFCCIDCYQPHTYGTDSSWEIQWIHFDGISAGSYYQWIIKQNGYVFQLPKSQTMQALRPLQHMLDIFAMHVPYNEIWLSKYITDLLSFLLEMPDYTLFTSSDNAVSEHASTVSERAISYMQQRFSSNLTMEELADHVSLNLSYFIRCFKKETGMTPHSYLISIRLQQAVYYLKTTDRTVKDIGFACGFQSENSFCITFKKHKGYTPSEYRSLPH from the coding sequence ATGGAAACATCTGCTTCAACCCCTTTACCAGGATCACAGATCTATTTCTGTACCCCAACAGCGTTGATCCGCCGGGAATTCTTATATCCTATCTGTCTGGGACATTTTTTTTGTGACCGCACCTACCACGTAGAGCGTTCCAGCTATGACAGCTTTCTGCTGCTCTATGTCCGGTCCGGTTCCGGTTATCTGACTTATGCCGGAAAGCATTTTCATCTGAATGAAGATGAGTTCTGCTGTATCGACTGTTATCAGCCCCATACCTATGGGACAGATTCCTCCTGGGAGATCCAGTGGATCCATTTTGACGGCATTTCCGCAGGAAGCTATTACCAATGGATCATAAAGCAGAACGGATATGTCTTTCAGCTCCCCAAAAGCCAGACCATGCAGGCTCTGAGACCTCTGCAGCACATGCTGGACATTTTTGCCATGCATGTCCCCTATAATGAAATCTGGCTCTCCAAATATATCACGGACCTGCTCTCTTTTCTCCTTGAAATGCCGGACTATACTCTTTTCACCTCATCAGACAATGCGGTGAGTGAGCATGCCAGTACAGTGAGTGAACGTGCCATATCCTATATGCAGCAAAGGTTCTCCTCCAACCTGACCATGGAAGAGCTTGCGGATCATGTGTCCCTGAACCTGTCTTACTTCATCCGGTGCTTTAAAAAAGAAACAGGTATGACGCCGCACAGCTATCTGATCTCCATACGTCTCCAACAGGCAGTCTATTATCTAAAGACCACAGACCGCACTGTAAAAGACATCGGCTTTGCCTGTGGGTTTCAAAGTGAAAACAGCTTCTGCATTACCTTCAAGAAGCATAAAGGGTATACCCCTTCCGAATACCGCAGTCTTCCACATTAA
- a CDS encoding helix-turn-helix domain-containing protein, translated as MSENINAQLMELGLNIAYYRKLKGMTQAQLAQEVGISRTHISNIEAPKMATQISVETLLKVADVLDIKTWKLFAFRSDINIL; from the coding sequence ATGAGCGAAAATATCAATGCACAATTAATGGAGCTGGGGCTTAACATAGCCTATTACAGAAAACTGAAAGGGATGACACAGGCACAGCTCGCGCAGGAAGTTGGTATCAGCAGGACACATATCAGCAATATTGAAGCACCTAAGATGGCCACACAAATTTCAGTGGAAACACTGCTGAAAGTGGCTGATGTACTGGACATTAAGACATGGAAACTGTTCGCATTCCGCAGCGATATCAATATATTATAA
- a CDS encoding aldose 1-epimerase family protein — translation MNREMMRKTGSMQQMAYVRKVTFEEGAAAGLRAYEVKAGELAFTVAADKCLDIVEMSYKGINLNFLSKPGLMNGQRFDSSGFEAQKSIMGGMFFTCGTSNVGRPDLTPDAPLPMHGYLRSTPAQHVCADAFWDGDVYHIVISGEMRQAALFGENIVLRRTISAELGSSEVKIHDEFVNEGFGEEPFMLLYHCNVGYPLLDEGSVIEVPALETVLKGEREKTRLPWNCVEAPEDLVPEQVFYHKIRFDENGRACVKVKNPKLGMGICVEFPEEELPNFTQWKSMASGDYVIGLEPCNCHVDGQKWEEENGTLRRIRAGEKKTVELVIRVE, via the coding sequence ATGAATAGAGAAATGATGAGGAAAACAGGCAGTATGCAGCAGATGGCATATGTGAGAAAGGTGACCTTTGAAGAAGGGGCAGCAGCGGGGCTTAGGGCTTATGAGGTGAAGGCAGGGGAACTGGCTTTTACGGTGGCTGCTGACAAATGCCTGGATATTGTGGAAATGTCATATAAGGGGATAAACCTGAATTTTCTCAGTAAACCGGGTCTTATGAACGGGCAGCGGTTTGACAGCAGCGGGTTTGAGGCTCAGAAGAGTATTATGGGAGGTATGTTTTTTACCTGCGGTACCAGCAATGTAGGCAGGCCGGATCTGACACCGGACGCACCTCTTCCCATGCATGGATATCTGCGGTCAACGCCGGCGCAGCATGTGTGTGCGGATGCTTTTTGGGATGGGGATGTGTACCACATAGTGATCTCCGGGGAAATGCGTCAGGCGGCCTTGTTTGGAGAGAATATTGTGCTGAGAAGGACTATTTCGGCAGAGCTTGGAAGCAGTGAGGTTAAAATACATGATGAGTTTGTAAATGAGGGATTCGGGGAGGAACCCTTTATGCTGCTCTACCACTGCAATGTGGGATATCCTCTGCTGGATGAGGGAAGTGTGATCGAAGTACCGGCACTGGAAACTGTGCTGAAAGGGGAGAGAGAAAAGACAAGGCTTCCCTGGAACTGTGTGGAAGCGCCGGAGGATCTGGTCCCGGAACAGGTGTTTTACCACAAAATACGGTTTGACGAGAACGGCAGGGCATGTGTTAAAGTGAAAAATCCAAAACTGGGAATGGGAATCTGTGTGGAATTTCCAGAGGAAGAGCTGCCGAATTTTACACAGTGGAAGTCCATGGCTTCAGGGGATTATGTTATAGGGCTTGAACCCTGCAACTGCCATGTGGACGGACAGAAATGGGAAGAGGAGAACGGGACCCTTCGCAGAATCAGAGCGGGGGAGAAAAAGACCGTGGAGCTGGTGATCCGGGTGGAGTGA
- a CDS encoding response regulator transcription factor, producing the protein MEQIRIFLVDDEPMAIRHIKRVLGEEQETYQIVGTAENGRQVLEKLEACRPDMILADVCMPVMDGLELAGAVKEHYPEIKVILLTSYKDFSFVQQGLALGIAGYMIKNEITKEQVDSEIKRLFLQSKMEKEKNRTYFEKNLLNFLNYGEKSIVTFTAPEGCAISYAVISIFRKTPIRLSEMEEKEFRLDENQIETIVHSENMKCRAAVKVSSVSYCLIFYVRNLPSERQQQEQLCAVAGQIEGFLKEQKEEYVLLVSPANLTFDEIPSCFQRQRVWERYTHTLNKGHVWYSWEYEKEKNMGQQVDIWKWMEEIVDPVNREWKLDTAVEKLRRYRDTMPAETFLHIAKLLYQELLAKRKKSCLSTNELEKRIKYDFQNAEGLENWLSEEIKKTNRESETEGAQSYSEYIKGALDYIHENYEKQISLEDISRYIGISESHLRRSFRRETGMTVVDYITRYRIEKAKRLLETGQYVIGEIYEKVGFSTSQYFSIVFKRYEKISPGQYQKKWSSQRE; encoded by the coding sequence ATGGAGCAAATCAGGATTTTTCTTGTGGATGATGAACCTATGGCGATCCGCCATATAAAAAGGGTACTGGGTGAAGAGCAGGAAACTTATCAGATTGTAGGGACGGCAGAAAACGGCAGACAGGTTCTCGAGAAACTGGAAGCCTGCCGCCCGGATATGATCTTGGCAGATGTGTGTATGCCGGTTATGGATGGGCTTGAACTTGCAGGGGCAGTGAAAGAGCATTATCCGGAAATCAAAGTGATCCTCCTGACCTCCTACAAGGATTTTTCTTTTGTGCAGCAGGGGCTTGCCCTGGGGATCGCCGGTTATATGATCAAAAATGAGATCACAAAAGAACAGGTGGATTCGGAAATAAAAAGGCTCTTTCTCCAATCAAAAATGGAGAAGGAGAAAAACAGAACGTATTTTGAAAAAAACTTACTCAATTTTTTAAACTATGGGGAAAAGAGTATTGTCACATTTACCGCGCCGGAGGGCTGTGCAATCAGTTATGCGGTAATATCCATTTTTCGGAAGACACCTATCCGTCTCTCAGAAATGGAAGAGAAAGAATTCAGACTGGATGAAAATCAGATAGAGACCATTGTCCACTCAGAGAATATGAAGTGCAGAGCTGCAGTCAAAGTGTCATCCGTCTCTTACTGTCTTATTTTTTATGTGAGAAATCTGCCAAGCGAAAGGCAGCAGCAGGAACAACTGTGTGCCGTGGCCGGCCAGATAGAAGGATTTCTAAAAGAACAAAAGGAGGAATACGTGCTGCTTGTTTCTCCTGCCAATTTAACATTTGATGAAATACCGTCTTGTTTTCAGAGGCAGAGAGTCTGGGAGAGATATACACATACGCTGAATAAGGGGCACGTGTGGTATTCCTGGGAATATGAGAAGGAAAAAAACATGGGGCAGCAGGTGGATATCTGGAAATGGATGGAGGAAATTGTGGACCCTGTCAACAGGGAGTGGAAACTGGACACAGCCGTGGAAAAACTCCGCAGATACAGAGATACTATGCCTGCGGAAACATTTCTCCATATCGCAAAGCTTTTGTACCAGGAGCTTTTGGCAAAAAGGAAAAAATCCTGTCTCTCCACTAATGAGCTGGAAAAGAGGATAAAATACGATTTTCAGAATGCCGAAGGACTGGAAAACTGGCTGTCCGAAGAAATCAAAAAGACAAACCGTGAAAGTGAGACAGAAGGTGCACAGTCCTATTCTGAGTATATAAAAGGCGCACTGGACTATATTCACGAAAATTATGAAAAACAGATCTCACTGGAGGATATCAGCAGATATATAGGAATCAGTGAGAGCCATCTCAGAAGGAGCTTTCGCAGGGAAACCGGTATGACGGTGGTGGACTATATTACCAGATATCGGATTGAAAAAGCAAAAAGACTTCTGGAGACAGGACAGTATGTTATCGGCGAGATCTATGAAAAAGTGGGGTTTTCAACCAGTCAGTATTTCAGTATAGTGTTCAAGCGATATGAAAAAATAAGTCCGGGACAATATCAGAAAAAGTGGAGCAGTCAGCGGGAATGA
- a CDS encoding carbohydrate ABC transporter permease, translating into MNKLQAGSKGLRKYTLYWPLFFLGPFIICFLAFNLFPILFTLRTSFFEWDGMADKVFVGLANYKRVLLEDANFRKSIVYTLRIMLLSYPISIFLGLLMAACLSNLKRGRHVAQTVNFLPYITTPVAIGLIFSFLFDWSTGIVNKILMGLGLIDKGMNWLGDPKLAYFVVAFMIIWKSTGYYMAIYLAGITSISEDVFEAARADGASAWKIFWRITIPMLKPITVFVVVTSIISGLQMFDEPNLLFNGSGMGSASVGGPNRSCLTIVWNFYDVSFKTTSRLGYGSAVAIVLFALIVLCAVIGMKLMNRKEEG; encoded by the coding sequence ATGAATAAACTGCAGGCAGGTTCAAAAGGGCTGAGAAAGTATACACTTTATTGGCCGCTGTTTTTTCTTGGTCCGTTTATTATCTGTTTTTTGGCATTTAATCTGTTTCCTATTCTGTTTACTCTGCGGACCAGTTTTTTTGAATGGGACGGTATGGCAGATAAGGTATTTGTGGGATTGGCTAATTACAAAAGAGTTCTATTGGAAGACGCTAATTTTAGAAAGTCTATTGTATATACGCTGAGGATCATGCTGCTTTCGTATCCCATATCCATTTTTCTGGGGCTGTTGATGGCGGCGTGTCTGAGTAATCTGAAGAGAGGGAGACATGTGGCTCAGACCGTGAATTTTCTGCCTTATATTACAACCCCGGTAGCCATAGGTCTGATATTTTCCTTTCTGTTTGACTGGTCAACCGGTATTGTGAATAAGATTCTCATGGGGCTGGGGCTGATCGACAAAGGGATGAACTGGCTGGGGGATCCAAAGTTGGCATACTTTGTAGTAGCCTTTATGATCATCTGGAAGAGTACCGGTTATTATATGGCAATATACCTTGCAGGAATCACGTCCATTTCGGAAGATGTGTTTGAGGCAGCCAGAGCGGACGGAGCCAGCGCCTGGAAAATATTCTGGAGAATCACCATTCCCATGCTGAAGCCCATCACGGTTTTTGTTGTGGTTACCAGTATCATAAGCGGGCTTCAGATGTTCGATGAACCAAACCTTCTTTTTAACGGCAGCGGTATGGGATCAGCTTCTGTGGGAGGGCCAAACCGCTCCTGTCTGACTATTGTCTGGAATTTTTATGATGTTTCATTTAAAACTACCAGCAGGCTGGGATACGGCTCTGCGGTTGCTATTGTGTTGTTTGCTTTAATTGTGCTCTGTGCTGTTATCGGCATGAAACTGATGAACCGGAAGGAGGAAGGATAA